From the Teredinibacter turnerae T7901 genome, one window contains:
- a CDS encoding alpha-E domain-containing protein, whose translation MLSKVAERVYWTARYLERVENTARLIRVYDNLMFDLPRSVNFGWYNLITINSAQKEFADRFKVQDERNVVKFLLADDTTSSSILSSLRAIRENVRTTRDVVPEDTWELTNELNLYVTENIQLGVNRKGRHEFLDGVIKGCQQILGLLYGTMPHDPAWDFLRLGRNLERADMTTRILDAGVAAVLQVVEEDAAVNSRQIIWGAVLRSLGATQSYRQTTRSAVTGDGVVYYLLEDLSFPRTIAHCLDAIIDSAERLPRSKEIVAILKENQSTIFDDVDYEELGEPLRDYLNDLQTELASIHTHIAATWFPELH comes from the coding sequence ATGCTTTCTAAAGTCGCAGAGCGCGTTTACTGGACAGCCCGTTACCTGGAACGAGTGGAAAATACAGCGCGCCTGATTCGAGTTTACGACAATCTGATGTTCGACCTGCCCCGGTCGGTCAATTTTGGCTGGTACAACCTGATTACCATTAACAGTGCGCAGAAGGAGTTTGCCGATCGTTTTAAAGTGCAGGACGAGCGCAACGTCGTTAAATTTCTCCTCGCCGATGACACTACTTCCAGTTCGATCCTGTCTTCGCTGCGCGCCATTCGCGAGAATGTGCGCACCACCCGCGATGTTGTGCCGGAAGACACCTGGGAGTTAACCAACGAACTCAACTTATACGTAACTGAAAACATCCAGTTGGGCGTTAACCGCAAGGGCCGTCACGAATTTTTAGATGGCGTAATTAAAGGCTGCCAACAAATTCTAGGTTTGCTGTACGGCACCATGCCCCACGACCCCGCGTGGGATTTTTTGCGTCTCGGCCGCAATTTGGAGCGCGCCGATATGACCACCCGTATTTTGGATGCTGGGGTTGCCGCTGTGCTGCAGGTAGTAGAGGAAGATGCGGCAGTCAACAGCCGACAAATTATCTGGGGCGCTGTGTTGCGGTCTTTGGGCGCTACCCAATCTTACCGCCAGACCACCCGCTCTGCGGTTACCGGCGATGGGGTGGTGTATTATTTATTGGAAGACCTGAGCTTCCCGCGCACTATCGCCCACTGCCTGGATGCCATTATTGATTCCGCAGAGCGTTTGCCCCGCTCTAAAGAAATTGTCGCGATACTGAAAGAAAATCAGTCCACCATATTCGACGATGTGGACTACGAAGAATTGGGTGAACCCCTGCGCGACTACCTCAACGACTTGCAGACCGAACTGGCCAGTATCCACACCCATATCGCTGCAACCTGGTTTCCTGAGCTCCATTAA
- a CDS encoding circularly permuted type 2 ATP-grasp protein gives MAINWKDYSSGEFYDEVMSSAGNARRPAQKLVAQLKSFSEEDIADRKQAADSTIKEMGVSFTVYTEEGNIDRAWPFDIIPRPIAAKQWDIAEAGLKQRLTALNLFINDLYHEQKIIKDGIIPEFVLKQSKNYRKECEGFKPAFGVWAHICGTDLVRADDGEFYVLEDNLRVPSGVSYMLENRAITKRVLPELFEKVDIARVDEYPARLFDTLASLSPRKLKKPVIVVLTPGIFNSAYFEHAFLAQQMGVELVEGSDLVVQDDSVFMKTISGLEQVDVIYRRIDDLFLDPEVFNKESVLGVPGLMRAWRKGNVALANAPGAGVADDKVIYAFVPQVIKYYLDEDPLIPNVETFLCYDDKQREYVLANLDKLVVKPANESGGYGMLVGPHSTKKDRETFAELIKANPRNYIAQPTLKLSTAPTIVGKNELEPRHLDLRPFILQAKDTYVTKGGLTRVAMRKGSLVVNSSQGGGSKDTWIVES, from the coding sequence ATGGCAATTAACTGGAAAGACTACTCTTCCGGTGAGTTTTACGATGAAGTTATGAGTAGTGCCGGCAATGCCCGGCGTCCTGCACAGAAACTTGTCGCACAACTTAAGTCCTTCAGTGAAGAAGATATAGCAGACCGCAAACAAGCCGCAGACAGCACCATCAAGGAAATGGGCGTTTCCTTCACCGTCTATACCGAAGAAGGAAACATCGACCGTGCATGGCCTTTCGATATTATTCCCCGCCCCATCGCAGCCAAGCAGTGGGACATCGCCGAAGCCGGTCTCAAGCAACGGTTGACAGCACTTAACCTGTTTATCAACGACCTTTACCACGAGCAAAAAATTATCAAGGACGGCATCATCCCCGAGTTCGTCCTCAAGCAATCCAAGAACTACCGCAAAGAGTGCGAAGGCTTTAAGCCCGCATTTGGGGTTTGGGCGCATATTTGCGGCACCGACTTGGTGCGTGCAGACGACGGCGAATTCTATGTTCTGGAAGACAATCTTCGAGTGCCCTCTGGTGTATCATACATGCTCGAAAACAGGGCAATAACAAAGCGTGTACTGCCCGAGCTTTTCGAAAAGGTCGATATCGCGCGCGTCGATGAATACCCCGCGCGCCTATTTGACACACTCGCGTCCCTTTCTCCGCGCAAACTTAAAAAGCCGGTCATCGTCGTTTTGACCCCCGGTATCTTTAACTCAGCCTATTTCGAACATGCCTTCCTGGCGCAGCAAATGGGGGTTGAGCTCGTTGAAGGCAGTGATCTGGTGGTACAAGACGACTCAGTCTTTATGAAAACCATTTCCGGTCTCGAGCAGGTGGACGTGATTTATCGCCGTATCGACGATTTATTCCTCGATCCGGAAGTTTTTAATAAAGAGTCGGTTCTCGGGGTGCCCGGCCTTATGCGCGCCTGGCGCAAAGGTAACGTCGCTCTGGCGAATGCGCCCGGCGCAGGCGTTGCCGACGACAAGGTGATCTATGCGTTTGTCCCCCAGGTCATCAAATATTATTTGGATGAAGACCCGTTAATTCCCAACGTGGAAACCTTTCTTTGCTACGACGACAAACAGCGCGAATATGTACTCGCCAACCTGGACAAACTGGTGGTCAAGCCCGCCAACGAATCCGGTGGCTACGGCATGCTGGTGGGGCCGCATTCCACCAAAAAAGATCGCGAAACTTTTGCCGAGCTGATTAAAGCGAATCCGCGCAACTATATTGCGCAACCTACTCTCAAACTATCCACCGCGCCTACCATCGTGGGGAAAAACGAATTGGAACCGCGCCACCTGGATTTGCGCCCATTTATTTTGCAAGCTAAAGACACCTATGTGACCAAAGGTGGTCTCACTCGGGTGGCAATGAGAAAAGGCTCGCTGGTGGTGAACTCGTCACAGGGCGGCGGCAGTAAAGATACCTGGATTGTTGAAAGCTGA